From the genome of Rickettsiales bacterium:
TCTGGGAAGGCACAACCCATTTTAAGATCTTCCAAATCTTCAACTTTAAGATTATTCCTTCTAACGATTTCCTTAATGATATGCCCAGCTAAATCATCAGGCCTAACTTCCGCAAACTCACCCTTAGTAGCCCTTGTGAACGGGCTTCTTAAAAAATCAACGATAACAGCTTTTTTCATATGGCAAATATTTCATTCTAAAGCCGATTAGAGATTGATTTTTCGGGGTTTTCAAGTAAATTTATATAAAATTAAATAAGATTAATGTTTTTTTAACCTAATGCTGATAAAATTACAAAAAAAGTTAATTAGTTAATTTATGACAAATTTCAATGAAAGTATAGAATCAAACTTTCCAAAACTCCACTCAGCCTATACAAGAGCTGAAAATGAATTAAGAAACAACTTAGAAAGAAGCGTATTTAAGCCTGATGGTTGGGAATTTCCAAATATTAGGGTTGATGTAAAGAATGATTACCCCCCAATCTTCAGCTATTCAAAAAATGAAATAGTTTTTTCTGGCAAAGATGCAATCAGAATGAGTGAAGAAGATATATATATCTATCTATCAAACACCATTAAAAACTCACAAAGGTTTCCAAGTATTTATTTAGCTTATGAAGAAGCGATAGATTACACACTCAAAAACCTACATACAATTCCCGATAGAAGAAAAGATTGGCAACCACCTCAGTTAGTTATTGGAAGCAAATACCCAGCAAGTTACGACGTATATAACAACAGAATTTTGTATTCACTTGAAGCTGCAACAAAATATTCAAAAGATGCTATGCTTCACACTTTTAAGCATGAAATCCGACATAGTCTAAATAAACCCTCAATAATTGAAAAAATCTTAAGCCCAACCCTAGTTAATGCCGTTAGATATTCACCCCTTATTATTACTGCAGCTACCGCTATAGCATCAAAAATTTTTGGTGGAGAATACTTAAACCAAGCTGTTGCCTTTACCGCTCTTGCAACAACAGCACTTACGGCTAATTTCTTAGAATCTATTAAAATTATTCTACCCTATGATTATGTAACAAGCTCAAGAGGTAGAAAAACAGAGATAGAATGTGATAGATTCGCCACCTCATCCGTAAACGACATAATGGGAGCAATAACTCGTCACTATAAAGGAAGGTTAGGCGAAACAACTCCAAACATAACAAACCTCAGTGACGCAGAGAAAGCCTGTGCTGAATTTTATTTAATGCCCGAATTAAGAAAACCGAAGCCACCATCTTTTATTTCAGAACTAAAAGCAAAGCGACCATTAAATGCAATAGTAACTCTATTTTCAATATCAAAACCTCAAGTTCACCCAATTGCAGGCGAAAGAGTTCGTCGTATGATTGAAGAATTAAAAAATAATCCTGATAAAAAACTAGGGATAGAGAGATAATTTTCTACATTCAAAAAACTGATATTTTTTTATTTTGCCATATTTTCTAGAGATATTATATTAAAATATCTTCAAATATTAATCCAATGAAACTCCCTCAAAAAAGAAAACCACAAGAGCCTGAGGCGATAGAAGATAAACCTCAAGCTGTTACCCCAATGATGCAGCAATATCTTGAGGTTAAGAAGAATCACCCTGATATTTTGCTATTCTATAGAATGGGGGATTTTTATGAGCTGTTTTTTGAAGATGCAATCATCGCCGCTACTGAGCTTGAAATTGTTTTAACTAAAAGGGGTGAGCATCAAGGCAAGGAAATCCCAATGTGTGGCGTTCCGCATCATTCTTATGAAGGCTATTTGAGCAAGCTTATCAAAAAAGGCTATAAAGTTGGTATTTGTGAACAAGTTGAAACCCCTGAAGAAGCCAAAAAATTGCGTGGATATAAAGCCGTAGTAAAAAGGGAAATTGTTAGAATTGTAACGCCAGCAACCATCACAGAAGAAAACCTACTAGAAGGATTCTACGCAAATTATCTAATTTGCATCAATAAAAAAGAGACGAAATTTTCAATAGGTTATTGTGATATTTCCACTGGAGAATTTTATTTATCAAATTGCGAAAAAGAAAATTTATTCTCTGAGATTGAAAAATTAAACCCTAAAGAGATTTTAATTTCTGATGAATTATTTTCCGATAAGGATTTTTCTGAAATTTTTAATCACTATAAAAAAATAATTACTAATTTTGATAAATCTCAATTTTCCAAAAAAAGAGGGGAAGAAAAACTCAAAAACTTTTATAATATTAGCACTATTGAAGCCTTAAACTTGAATGACTCAGAACTTGGCTTAACAGGAGTTTTGCTGGATTATATCAGCTCGACGCAACCAAATTCCAAACCAAATATTTTATTTCCAAAGAAATCTGCAAAAGAAGACTTTATGGAAATTGATTCAGCCAGTTTTAATAATTTAGAAATTTTCAAATCGCAAAATGGCAATATTAAAAATTCTCTTTTTGGCGTGATGAATTTCACTAAAACCGCAAGCGGTGCAAGATTTTTACAAAAAGCCCTCGCCAAACCTTTAATTAACATCAACGAAATCCATACTAGACTTGATAATATTGAGTTTTTTATTCAAAATTCTTCTCTATCAGAAAATATAATATCTTGCTTAAAATCCACCCCAGATATTGAGAGAATAATCTCTCGCGTTCATCTAAACCGCTCAAGCCCTAGAGATTTGGAAGCTTTGAAATATGGTCTCAAAAGTTTTTTAGATATTTGCTATTTGGTAAAATCTTACCCGAATGAAGTTCCTTCAAAAATAAAATCCCTTTTTCAAAATGATGATAATCAAGAAATTTTATTTTTACTGGAAGAATCTATTAAAGAGCAAGCACCGCCAACAATTTCAGAGGGGAATTTTATCAAAGAAAATTATAATGCAAAACTTGATGATTACCGAAAAACCAAAGAAAATTCTGAAAATATTCTAAATAATTTAGTTGAAAAATATAGAAATGAAACCGGAATTACAACGCTAAAAATCAAGCATAACAACATTCTCGGCTTCTTTTTGGAAGTTACGCCATCGCAGATTGATAAAATCCCAAGCTATTTTTTGCATCGTCAAACTATGGCTGGGAACATAAGATATACAACACAAGAACTTAGAGAAATTGAGAATAAAATCGTCAATTCTCAATCTTACGCAATAGCGTTGGAAATTGAAATTTATCGTGAAATTTGCGAAAAAATTAAATCTAAAACCACAGAAATTCTTGCGAATGCAAATTCTATTGCAGAGCTTGATTTCTTTACCTCGCTTGCAAAATTTGCAGAAAATAAAAACCTTACTCGCCCAATAATTGATGAAACTGAAAATTTTATTTTGAAAGATGCAAAGCACCCAGTTGTTGAAAATAATCTTAAGGAATTTTCAAAAAATAATTATATCGCAAATGATATTTCACTTTCTGAGGAAGATAAAATCTGGCTAATAACAGGGCCAAATATGAGCGGCAAATCAACATTCCTGCGTCAAAATGCAATAATAGCAATTATGGCTCAAATTGGTAGTTTTGTTCCTGCATCTTTTGCAAATATCGGCGTGATTGATAAAATTTTTAGCAGGGTTGGGGCTTCGGATAATCTCGCAAAAGGTCATTCCACTTTTATGGTTGAGATGATTGAAACCGCTACAATTCTAAATAACGCAACCTCTAAATCCCTTGTTATCCTAGATGAAATAGGCAGAGGAACTTCCACTTATGATGGAATTTCAATCGCTTGGTCAGTGCTTGAGTTTATTCACAATAAACTAAATTGCCGAACACTTTTCGCAACGCATTACCACGAATTAACCGAGCTTAATAAAAAGCTAAATAAAATTTCTCTGCACACAACCCAAACGAAAGAATGGAATGGTGAGATTATATTTTCTCACAAAATTATTAATGGCATCGCTGGAAAATCTTATGGAATAAATGTTGCAAAACTTGCTGGCCTTCCTGAAAAAGTTATAAATCGCGCTTCACAAATTTTGAAAATTTTGGAAAAAAATAACCAAGATAATCCCGTTAAAATTTTCAGTGAGGATTTACCGCTTTTTGCGAATACAAATCCAAATAATTCCCCCAATGAAAAAGAGGCAAATTACATTTCTGAAAATTTTGAAAATCTAATAAACCACCTAAAAAATCTATCACCGGATAATTTAACACCCAAGCAAGCATTGGAAGAATTATATAAAATAAAATCAAAAATCAGTTGAGAGCCTTATTGCAACTCAACTTTAAGTTACAAAAGCCGTTGCAAAATTAATACAAATCTTGTATATCTTCAAAATTATCTAAAATTTTATCTAATTTTTATATTACTTAGAAACCCCTTATAATATCTTATTTTTATGAATATGAAGTTCAAATCTATATTAAAACTCAACACTGAGAATTTCTCTAACCCTACTATTTCGTCTGGAAAACTAACTAAAGAATCTGAAGATGTTGTTTATGAATGGTCAAGAGATCCTAATTTCTTAAGAGATTACACAAACCTAATTGATAAATATTACGAGAATGAACTCAACCTTCCAGATGCATATAAAAAAATTGACCCAAGAGATATGCATAGTAATTTTTTAATAGGCAGGGTTAATAATGAGATTATTTCTGGCGTTAGAATTACTACTAATAATAAAGATGCAAAATTCTCTTTGCCAAACGAGGCTCTAGGGTTTTCATATCAAAATCTATTTCCAGAGCTTGATTTACAAAATAATAGATATTGCGAAGTTTCAAGATACGCAATGCACACTGATTATAGAAAAAACCCTCTCCATTACATCACAGCCTTTCAAAAATTTTATGAAATTACTAAAGAATTAAAAGTAAAATATTTGTTTATTAGCTCAACTAAAGCTAGGGTTAGATTATTTAAGAGTTTTGCGACAAACAATTTCAAATTTATTGAAACTAAATATTTAGGTGCTGTAAATTATTACGCAAATGCTGGCATAGAGGTTTATGTTATCTGCTTTGAAAACCAAGAGGTTCAATATGAAACTTAAAATTAAATTACTATTTGTTTTTTTATTAATAATGTGTTTAAGTTTTAACTCTCACGCACAGATAGTTGAAGGGGTGGATTTATCTTCTATATCACAAGAAGAAATTGATAGATTAGTGAATATGTCAGCAGAGGAATATGATCAGCTAGATATATTTTCAAGTTCAAAAAGGCCAGAGAAAGTTAAAGAAGTTGCTGGTTCCGTATATGTATTAAAATCTAAGGATATTAAAAAAGCTGGAATTACTTCAATTCCAGAAGCCCTGAGAATGGTTCCAGGGGTTCAGGTTTCAAGAACCACTGCTAATAGCTGGGCAATTTCAATTAGAGGCTTCAACAGGCAATTTTCAAATAAACTTCTTGTTTTAATTGATGGTAGAACGGTTTACACTCCATTATTTTCTGGAATATTTTGGGATGTTCAAGATTACCCAATAGATGACATAGACAGAATTGAAGTGATTAGAGGCCCTGGTGGAACATTATGGGGGCCAAATGCTGTAAATGGCGTTATTAATATTATCTCAAAAGAAGCTAGAAAAACTCAAAGCTCATATGCAAAAACTACAATTGGTTCTCACGAAAATGCAGTTGAGGCTAGAACTGCTTTTAGAACTGATGATTTTGACTATTACAGAATTTACGCAAATCACAAAGAATTTTCTGATTTCAAGAGGGTTGGCGTTCAAAGAAGTAATGATGATAATTGGCATAAAGGCCAAGCTGGTTTTAGAATGGAATCAGTTTATAATAAATTTACTTTACAAGGAGATTTTTATTCTGGCAGAAGAAATTCAGATTTACAAATGCCAACTTCTTCATTCCCTTTCACAAGAAACGAAGATTTAGGAGAAGATTTCTCTGGCGGAAATTTAATGTTAAAATGGAATATACCAATCGGTGATGTTCAATCTACCCTGCAAACTTATGTTGATTACACTTACAGAGATACATTGCCAATTTTAGAGCAAGAAATTATAACTTATGATTTTGACTGGCAATTCGAATATAACACTGGTAGGCATAATTTAACCTCAGGTATTGGAAATAGAGTTATAAATGATAATTTAGGCAACACCGCTCACCTTGCATACAGGCCAGAAAGCACAAACTTCAATATTTTTAACACTTTTATTCAAGATAAAATTTCAGTTATTGAAGATAAATTATACCTTATCCTAGGCTCTAAATTTGATTATAATGATTTCACAAATTTTGAAATGCAACCTAACGCAAGGGTTTTATATCACATTAATGAAGATCACTCAATTTGGGGTGCAATCTCTAGAGCTATTAGATTGCCATCAAGGGGCGAAAATAGTTTTGAAAGATTTGCTCCTGCTGGTCTTCCTTATGGTTTAGCCTTAATAGAAGGTAACCCAGCTTACGAATCAGAAAACCTAAACGCATACGAATTAGGTTTTAGAAGCAATGTAAAATCCAATGTATATTTTGAAACAAGCTTTTATTACAATGATTATTCTGATTTAAGAACAATAGATTTTAATAGAATGTCAGGTGGCTCTCAAATTTTGAGAATTAACAATAATGGCTTTGGTGAAACTTATGGCTTTGATTCTTTTGCAATTTGGGGAATTAAAGAAAATTGGGATTTGAAACTCGGCTATTCATTCATTAAACAAAATATGCATACCCATATTGGTAGCACCGATACAGGCCTTGCTAGAGATGAAAATAGAAGCCCAAATTTTCAATATAATTTGATTTCAAATTATAGGTTTAGTAATCAAATATCTATGAATAATGCTCTTTATTTTTACGACGATATTATTTATTATACAGGTGCTGGTGCAAAAAGATATATTGAAAGCCATACAAGGTTTGATACAAGCCTTATGTATAACCCAACTGATAAAATAGAAGTTTCTTTAACAGGGCAAAATTTATTTGATGATAATCACCAAGAATTTGATGAAATCATCTATTCAACCGCTTCTGAAATTCCTAGAATGGCATTACTACAAGTTAAATACAAATTCTAAAATTTTTCTTAAATGAGTTTTTCTTCTAAATTAGATCTATCAATCGTTATTCCTATTTATAATGAGGAAGATAATATTTCCCCAATGGTTGAAGCGATAAAAAATGCTATCACTAACTTGAAATATGAGATTGTTTTCGTTGATGATGGCTCAAGCGATTCCTCAGTTGAAAAAATAAATTCATTAAAGGAAGGCAATATAAAATTAGTTAAATTCACCAGAAATTTTGGGCAGACATCAGCAATGGCAGCTGGCATTGAATATGCAGAAGGGGAGTATCTTGCTTTCCTAGACGGAGATTTGCAAAATGACCCAACAGATATTCCAATAATGCTTGAAAAGCTAAAATCTGAAGGCTTAGATATGGTTGCAGGCAGGCGTGCAAAAAGAAAAGATGGTTTATTACTCCGCAAAATTCCTAGTAAAATTGCGAATAAATTAATTTACGGCATGAGCAAACTTGAAATTTCTGACTATGGTTGCACGCTAAAAATTATGAAAACTGAGCTTGCAAAATCACTTGATTTATATGGTGAGCTTCACAGATTTATTCCAATCTTAGCCAGTCTAAAGGGGGCTAAAATTGCACAAATTGATGTTAAGCACCACCCTAGAAAATTCGGCGTTTCAAAATATGGTTTATCTCGCACGCTAAGGGTTGCAAGTGATTTACTCTTGATGGGGTTTTTTATAAAATATCGCCAAAAGCCGATGCATTTATTTGGCTCACTTGGTTTAATCTCTCTAGGTGGTGGCTCTTTGATTGAGTTTTACTTGCTTATCTTAAAAATTCTTGGCGAAGATATAGGTGGCAGGCCTCTATTTTTCATAGGTATTTTACTTCTTATTGCAGGCGTGCAATTAATTACAACTGGGTTTATTGCTGAACTTCTAATGCGAACTTACTATAAAAGTGCTGATACCACGCCTTATAGAGTTCTTTCAGTTAAAAAAATTTCTGGTTACGAATAAAGCTATTTATCGCAACTTCATCAAGCTCTAATTGGTTTTTTTTGTTAGATAATTCTTCAATTTCTTGAATTTTATTATCTCGATAAATTTCTATTTTTTTCATTTCGGTAAATAAAACAAAAATTTCCTCATTTAATTTATTAATTTCTGGATTTAATTTCTCAGCCTCCCTCATTAAATCTGATTGCTTAGAAAGAACTCCATTTGCGTAAGCCAAAAACTGGCTTTTAATTTCAGGCGGAATATTATTATTCGCAGAAATTAGCTTGAATTCTGATCTTAATTCTTCTTCAAGAAATTTTACTTTATTCAAAAAACTCTCTTTTTTATCTAAAATTTCGGTTAACTCTCTTCGCTTTGCATCTAATTGCTGCTTAGATAATTTTATTAATGTATTATAACTTTTCATTAACTAATACTAAAGATAAATTTCTTTTTCAGTAACTATAGCGTCTAATCTAAAATCTTTTATTTCTGCGGTAATAAAGGGGGCTTTTTGGCATTCATAAGCAACGCCAACTGATAAAAACTCTGCGTAATCTTGAAGCATTTCAAATGTTCTATCATAAAAACCGCCACCCTGCCCTATTCTATTTTTGGCAGTATCAAAAGCAACCAATGGGGTAATTATTAAATAAGGCTGTATTTCTGGCAGATTTTCAGGTAATTCAAGAAAATTATATTTTTTATTCTTTATAAGATTTACGCCTTTTTTATATTCTCTAAAAACCATAGGTTTGTTTTCTGCCACCACGCAAGGCAAGCAGATTTTATGATTTTGCTCAGAAAATAAATCTAACAAAATAGAAATATCAACCTCATTTTCTGAAGCTAAATAACCAGCAATTACAGAGTTTTTTGGAATTTTAATATTGGCGAAAAAATTTCTACAGATTTCTCTGCTTAAGAGTTTTCTTTTTTTCTCTGACAATAAATTTCTAGCCTCACGATATTTCTTTCGGAGTTGAGATTTATTGTTTTCCAGCATTTAACCTACAATATCAATATCAGCAAAGAAGAAACGGATTTCCCTTTCCGCTGATTCCGCACTATCAGAACCATGCACTGAATTTTCACCGATGCTAAGAGCAAAATCTTTTCTAATCGTTCCTGCAGCAGCTTTGCTTGGGTCAGTTGCACCCATAATCTCACGATTTTTAAGCACTGCATTTTCACCTTCTAAAACCTGAATAACAACTGGCTCAGAAACCATAAATTCAACTAACTCATCATAGAAAGGTCTATCTTTATGCATTATGTAAAAATTTCTAGCTTGCAGACGGCTAAGCCTAACCCTTCTTTGTGAAACGATTCTAAGGCCGTTTTCCTCAAAGCGAGCGTTGATTCTTCCAGTTAAATTTCTTCTAGTTGCATCTGGTTTTAGAATTGATAATGTTCTTTCAATAGCCATAATAATTTATTAAATTTAGTTTAGTTTTGGCTTATACAGAAAAGATTTTTTGCTTCAAGTGATTTTAATTTTTCCTAGTTGGTATTGTTAGGTAAAGGTAGATTTTAATTAACTTCTGCTGTTTTTTCTCTTTAGTGTCACCCCGCATTTATTGCGGGGTTAACCAAAAAACAAGCTCATAACATAAGGTTTATAAGTAATTTCAACAATTAACCCCGCAATAAATGCGGGGTGACAATTCGTGGTTAAGGAACTTATATATATCTATACCTAACAAGGTCTCCTCGTCTTAATCAGAGAATAAACAACCCCAGCACTAATAATACCAGTTGTTATTAATATTGAGATATTAATTGGGAATTTTTCACCGCCCAAAATAAAATCACTAATAAATATTTTAGAGCCAATAAAAATTAGAACAATCGCGAGTGCTGGCTTTAGGTAAATAAATCTATGCACCATTTCAGCCAAAAAGAAATATAAAGCACGCAACCCTAAAACTGCAAAAATGTTACTAGTGTAGACTATATATGGATCAGTAGTAATTGCAAAAATCGCAGGAATGCTATCAAGTGCGAATACTAAATCGACAAATTCAATCACTAAAAGTGCTACAAAAAGTGGCGTAATATAAAGAGTTTTTTTGTTATTTTCAGTATAGGAAACAAAAAATTTATTACCTTGAATTTCTTTTGTAATTTTGAAATTTTTTCGTAAGAATTTTAAGAGTTTATTTTGCTCAATGTCAATTTCTTCATCACCGCCAAAGAACATTTTGAAACCTGTAAAAATCAGGAAAACCGCAAAAATATATAAAACCCAGTGGAAATTTTCAATCAAACTTGCACCTATGCCAATTAAAATTGCACGAAGAATTAAAACTCCGACAATCCCCCAAAATAGAACTCTGTGTTGATAAATTCTAGGAATTGCAAAATAAGTAAATATAATTGAAATTACAAAAACATTATCCAACGAAAGAGTTTTTTCAATAATATATCCAGTGAAATAAAGTGCTGAGCTCTCAGCCCCTAAATTTAGATAAATATATAAGCCAAACAAGCAAGCAATTGCCACATAAAACGCACTCATCAAAGCACTTTGCTTGAAAGACATTTCCCTATCTTTTTTATTAAAAACGCCGAGATCTAAAATCAGCAAAGTTACAACAACCACGCCAAAAACTATCCATTGCCAAAGGGGCTTTTCCATTTTGATTAATTTATTATGTTATTATAAACCACCCTAATTTTGCTTTAAGGGGGCATAGAAAAAATTTCTCCCCCTGTTTACGGGGGGAGATTAAGAGGTGGGGCCAATCAATTAGTAAGCCCCCTCCCTAACCCTCCCCCGTAAACAGGGGAGGGGATTTTTAATTTAAACCGCACTTCAAAACAAGCCCTAACACCAATTACAAATTTTATCTATTATTTTCTATAGCCGAGGTGGCAAGTTTATCAGCAAGGTTATTCATTATGTTGTTAGAATGCCCCTTCACCCAATGCCAAGAGGTTTGATGTTTTTGCGATTGAGTAAGTAATTCTTGCCACAAATCAGCGTTTTTTATTTCCTCTTTACTAGAATTACGCCAACCATTTTTTTGCCAATTTAATATCCATTTTGTAATACCTTCTTGTACATATCGGCTATCGGTGTAAATATTAACTTCACATTTTTCTTTGAGAATTTTTAGTGCTTCAATAGGTGCTTTAAGCTCCATTCTATTATTAGTGGTTTGAGGCTCAAACCCTGAGATTTCCTTCTGCACGCCATTATAGATAAGCACTGCACCCCAACCGCCTCTGCCGGGATTTCCAGAACACGCACCATCTGTGTAAATTTCAACTTTTTTCATAAAAATAAAAAAAGCCAGCGATTGCTGGCTTTGTAAAATAGAACTCTAAAAAATATTATTTCTTTTTCTTCTTAGCTGCATCTTTTGCAGGGTCAACTTTCTTAGGCTTATCTGCAAGCGTTGAAGCATCAACTTTACCAGCAGATGCAGAGAAATTAACACCACCAAATCTTTGGTTGAATTTCGCAACATTTCCTGCTTTTTCATTAACTTTAGTTTTACCACCAACCCACGCATTGTGGTTTAGAGTATCAACATCAAGCTGAAGAATATCACCTTCTTTGCCGTAAGTTGAGAAAGTTACAAATTCAGAACCATCAGTTCTTCTAACTGTGATTTGGTGATAATCTGGGTGAATATTTGCTTTCATAAATTTAAGCCTTTAATTTTTAAGAATTTGGCTTATACAAAATATATTTTATAAATCAACCAATATTTCCATTCTTTTTATGTCTGCCGTAATTGCGATACCTTCAAGGCTTGGCTCAACTAGGCTTCCTAATAAACCTCTAGCGGATATTGAAGGAAAACCTATGATTCTAAGGGTTTTTGAACAAGGTCTTAAAACTGGAATTAAAGATATTTTTGTTGCTGCGGCAGAAAATGAAATAATTGAAGTTATCAATAAAAACAATGGCTTAGCCGTTTTAACTGATGCGAGTTTAGTTTCTGGCACTGATAGAATTTATCAAGGATTGGAAAAGTTAAACCTGCTAGATAAATTTGAATATGTTATTAATTTACAAGGGGATTTACCAGCAATTTCACCAAAAGTTATAAATCTCTGCTTAGAGGCAATTTCAAATAAGAATTACAATTTTGATATTGTTACACCAGTTGCAAAAATTACAAAAGAAGATGAAAAAACCAATCCAAATGTAGTAAAAGCTGTTGTTAGTTGGGATAGCAAAGATGCAAATACTGGCAAGGCCTTATATTTCACTCGTGCGACTGCACCTTATGGCGATGGTGATTTATGGCATCATATCGGCATTTATGCTTATAAAATTTCAGCCTTGAAAAAATTTGTTAGCCTTCCAGCAAGCCCTCTTGAAAAAAGGGAAAAGCTGGAGCAATTAAGAGCTTTAGAGAATAATCTTACAATAGGTGTTGTGCAAAGTGATGAAATTCCACTTGGCGTTGATACACAAGAAGATTTAGAAAAAGCTAGAGAGTTTTATAGAAAAAAATGAAAAACCAATTTTACATAGAGGCAATTTATAAAAGCCTATTTTCAAGGGGATTTTACAAATCTTTGTTTTTTTCTAGAAAAATTTCATACGCTAAATATATTTTTATTCTAGCAATTTTTCTTGCGATTCCCTGTAGTTTGCAGGTTAAAAATTCTCTTAACAAAATTATTTCTACTGATGCAAATTTTTTAACAAATTTATCTGAAGAAGATATTCTTAATAAAATTGATTTTATCGTCAGCCAAACCCCTGAAATTACTTACAAAAAAAATGAGTTTCATTCTGAAGGCTCTGAGCCTTATTTTATCAAAAACTCAAATGATGAGTTACTAGCTGTTATTGATACAAACCGCCAGATTAGTGAAAAGCTAGAAAGCCCAATCATATTAAAAGATAATGAGCTTATAATTATTGATAATATTAACAAAACTAAAACTTCACTGGTTGCTTCAGATGTTTTTAATTCATTCCAAAATTACTTTGAAAAAAGTGAGGAAAACGAAAGTAAATTCAAAACAAAAAATTTTCTTTATGA
Proteins encoded in this window:
- the mutS gene encoding DNA mismatch repair protein MutS is translated as MKLPQKRKPQEPEAIEDKPQAVTPMMQQYLEVKKNHPDILLFYRMGDFYELFFEDAIIAATELEIVLTKRGEHQGKEIPMCGVPHHSYEGYLSKLIKKGYKVGICEQVETPEEAKKLRGYKAVVKREIVRIVTPATITEENLLEGFYANYLICINKKETKFSIGYCDISTGEFYLSNCEKENLFSEIEKLNPKEILISDELFSDKDFSEIFNHYKKIITNFDKSQFSKKRGEEKLKNFYNISTIEALNLNDSELGLTGVLLDYISSTQPNSKPNILFPKKSAKEDFMEIDSASFNNLEIFKSQNGNIKNSLFGVMNFTKTASGARFLQKALAKPLININEIHTRLDNIEFFIQNSSLSENIISCLKSTPDIERIISRVHLNRSSPRDLEALKYGLKSFLDICYLVKSYPNEVPSKIKSLFQNDDNQEILFLLEESIKEQAPPTISEGNFIKENYNAKLDDYRKTKENSENILNNLVEKYRNETGITTLKIKHNNILGFFLEVTPSQIDKIPSYFLHRQTMAGNIRYTTQELREIENKIVNSQSYAIALEIEIYREICEKIKSKTTEILANANSIAELDFFTSLAKFAENKNLTRPIIDETENFILKDAKHPVVENNLKEFSKNNYIANDISLSEEDKIWLITGPNMSGKSTFLRQNAIIAIMAQIGSFVPASFANIGVIDKIFSRVGASDNLAKGHSTFMVEMIETATILNNATSKSLVILDEIGRGTSTYDGISIAWSVLEFIHNKLNCRTLFATHYHELTELNKKLNKISLHTTQTKEWNGEIIFSHKIINGIAGKSYGINVAKLAGLPEKVINRASQILKILEKNNQDNPVKIFSEDLPLFANTNPNNSPNEKEANYISENFENLINHLKNLSPDNLTPKQALEELYKIKSKIS
- a CDS encoding GNAT family N-acyltransferase; its protein translation is MNMKFKSILKLNTENFSNPTISSGKLTKESEDVVYEWSRDPNFLRDYTNLIDKYYENELNLPDAYKKIDPRDMHSNFLIGRVNNEIISGVRITTNNKDAKFSLPNEALGFSYQNLFPELDLQNNRYCEVSRYAMHTDYRKNPLHYITAFQKFYEITKELKVKYLFISSTKARVRLFKSFATNNFKFIETKYLGAVNYYANAGIEVYVICFENQEVQYET
- a CDS encoding TonB-dependent receptor → MKLKIKLLFVFLLIMCLSFNSHAQIVEGVDLSSISQEEIDRLVNMSAEEYDQLDIFSSSKRPEKVKEVAGSVYVLKSKDIKKAGITSIPEALRMVPGVQVSRTTANSWAISIRGFNRQFSNKLLVLIDGRTVYTPLFSGIFWDVQDYPIDDIDRIEVIRGPGGTLWGPNAVNGVINIISKEARKTQSSYAKTTIGSHENAVEARTAFRTDDFDYYRIYANHKEFSDFKRVGVQRSNDDNWHKGQAGFRMESVYNKFTLQGDFYSGRRNSDLQMPTSSFPFTRNEDLGEDFSGGNLMLKWNIPIGDVQSTLQTYVDYTYRDTLPILEQEIITYDFDWQFEYNTGRHNLTSGIGNRVINDNLGNTAHLAYRPESTNFNIFNTFIQDKISVIEDKLYLILGSKFDYNDFTNFEMQPNARVLYHINEDHSIWGAISRAIRLPSRGENSFERFAPAGLPYGLALIEGNPAYESENLNAYELGFRSNVKSNVYFETSFYYNDYSDLRTIDFNRMSGGSQILRINNNGFGETYGFDSFAIWGIKENWDLKLGYSFIKQNMHTHIGSTDTGLARDENRSPNFQYNLISNYRFSNQISMNNALYFYDDIIYYTGAGAKRYIESHTRFDTSLMYNPTDKIEVSLTGQNLFDDNHQEFDEIIYSTASEIPRMALLQVKYKF
- a CDS encoding glycosyltransferase family 2 protein; the protein is MSFSSKLDLSIVIPIYNEEDNISPMVEAIKNAITNLKYEIVFVDDGSSDSSVEKINSLKEGNIKLVKFTRNFGQTSAMAAGIEYAEGEYLAFLDGDLQNDPTDIPIMLEKLKSEGLDMVAGRRAKRKDGLLLRKIPSKIANKLIYGMSKLEISDYGCTLKIMKTELAKSLDLYGELHRFIPILASLKGAKIAQIDVKHHPRKFGVSKYGLSRTLRVASDLLLMGFFIKYRQKPMHLFGSLGLISLGGGSLIEFYLLILKILGEDIGGRPLFFIGILLLIAGVQLITTGFIAELLMRTYYKSADTTPYRVLSVKKISGYE
- a CDS encoding 5-formyltetrahydrofolate cyclo-ligase, which produces MLENNKSQLRKKYREARNLLSEKKRKLLSREICRNFFANIKIPKNSVIAGYLASENEVDISILLDLFSEQNHKICLPCVVAENKPMVFREYKKGVNLIKNKKYNFLELPENLPEIQPYLIITPLVAFDTAKNRIGQGGGFYDRTFEMLQDYAEFLSVGVAYECQKAPFITAEIKDFRLDAIVTEKEIYL
- the ndk gene encoding nucleoside-diphosphate kinase, translating into MAIERTLSILKPDATRRNLTGRINARFEENGLRIVSQRRVRLSRLQARNFYIMHKDRPFYDELVEFMVSEPVVIQVLEGENAVLKNREIMGATDPSKAAAGTIRKDFALSIGENSVHGSDSAESAEREIRFFFADIDIVG
- a CDS encoding TerC family protein, translated to MEKPLWQWIVFGVVVVTLLILDLGVFNKKDREMSFKQSALMSAFYVAIACLFGLYIYLNLGAESSALYFTGYIIEKTLSLDNVFVISIIFTYFAIPRIYQHRVLFWGIVGVLILRAILIGIGASLIENFHWVLYIFAVFLIFTGFKMFFGGDEEIDIEQNKLLKFLRKNFKITKEIQGNKFFVSYTENNKKTLYITPLFVALLVIEFVDLVFALDSIPAIFAITTDPYIVYTSNIFAVLGLRALYFFLAEMVHRFIYLKPALAIVLIFIGSKIFISDFILGGEKFPINISILITTGIISAGVVYSLIKTRRPC